The uncultured Cohaesibacter sp. region TGTCTGCCCTGCTGCCCCCACGCAGAAAAAAGTCATACCCGAACTTGATCCACACACAGAATGTCAGGATTGCCAGAATATGGATGACGACCATCAGCAGATGCCGCTCTCGCCGCTGCTTGAGGGATTCGAGCAGAAAGGTCATCGCAATATTCTTGTCCTGCAGGTAGATCAGCGGTAGGCAGAGATAGGCCATATAGATCATCAGAAAACGCGACAGCTCATCAGTCCAGCTGAGCGGCATGCCGAGCAAATAGCGAAACACCACCTGCAGCAGAACGATCACTGTCATCGCGACAAGCATCGCGCCACCGATCCAGCTTCCCAGCCGCGCCAGAGGTGCATTCACCCTGTTCAGCCCCTTTTCCAATGACGCCAACATGAGACACGCTTCCCTTGATG contains the following coding sequences:
- a CDS encoding TRAP transporter small permease, with product MLASLEKGLNRVNAPLARLGSWIGGAMLVAMTVIVLLQVVFRYLLGMPLSWTDELSRFLMIYMAYLCLPLIYLQDKNIAMTFLLESLKQRRERHLLMVVIHILAILTFCVWIKFGYDFFLRGGSRADSLPISMRFIYAAPPILMAITLLSAFQKIVAELRLFIADAPGEQTPAL